The following are from one region of the Bradyrhizobium septentrionale genome:
- a CDS encoding UPF0182 family protein: protein MTIGITGPGRKAPRQSGVVRLIVAAVVITIGLILLSLASNFLVDWLWFSSIGYLQVFLTAIGAKATVFFAVLTATTVVLWLNGVLAARFAMQQPLQIAVDPWKVAGITPPPDPSAILCDRLTRPRFIVLGAGLLGVLVAAGEAGNWGMFLQFLYQVPYGEEDPLYNEDIGFYLFSLPAYIAIKNWMLLAIVLSAVFAGAIYWARGDIEYDVHNRSISPTVIAHGSALVGLLFAVKAWSYGLDRYLLLYGDNGVVVGASYTDVHLGLPALWLMIGLSIIAAFIAWANLWACTYRLLAAGFILVGAGSVVLSSLVPSLFRHFVVKPTELELEKPYIERNIALTRQAYNLDRIAAKPFAAEQRLTFKTLEANKATIDNIRLWDWLPLSNTYAQLQEIRTYYKFYDLDVDRYWLDGSYQSVMLSARELRASLLPANAQTWVNRHVLFTHGNGAVMSPVTRKSTEGLPFFYLRDIPPVADGGPKIDEPRIYFGEESDDYVIVKASIPEFDYPKGKDNAYAAYDGIGGMPIGALGWRTLFAYYFNDANLVLSSYITADSRIMIRRNITERVRTIAPFLRLDHDPYLVISNGRMFWMQDAYTTSSYFPSAQPVPELDLNYIRNSVKIVVDAYNGTVDFYLIDPRDPIAATYQRIFPSLFKPFTTMPADLQTHIRYPEDLFLIQARLYQTYHMEQAEIFYNREDFWQFPRQPGGDGTSVMTPYYIIMRLPGEPQAEFFLMLPMVPSRRDNMIAWLAARCDAPDYGKLIVYEFPKEKLVYGPFQIEARINQTTEISQQLTLWNQMGSRVIRGANLLVIPIDNSILYVSPLYLRAEHGHLPELKRVIAAYGEHVVMKETLADALAALFAEPGAVPEDSNATETVSRAGGAASPAQQALDRYNQAVERLKAGDWKGFGTQFDALREPLEEMNRRSAGH, encoded by the coding sequence ATGACGATCGGGATTACCGGACCCGGCCGGAAGGCACCACGGCAAAGTGGCGTGGTCAGGCTGATCGTTGCGGCCGTCGTCATCACGATTGGCCTGATCCTGCTCTCGCTCGCGAGCAATTTCCTGGTCGATTGGCTGTGGTTTTCCTCGATTGGCTACTTGCAGGTTTTCTTGACGGCGATCGGCGCCAAGGCAACCGTGTTTTTTGCCGTCTTGACGGCGACCACCGTCGTCCTCTGGTTGAACGGAGTGTTGGCGGCGCGGTTTGCCATGCAGCAGCCGCTACAGATCGCAGTCGACCCGTGGAAGGTGGCGGGTATTACGCCGCCGCCCGATCCGTCCGCAATACTGTGCGATCGATTAACCCGGCCTCGCTTTATCGTTCTCGGCGCGGGTTTGCTCGGCGTGCTGGTTGCCGCAGGCGAAGCCGGCAATTGGGGCATGTTCCTGCAATTTCTCTACCAGGTGCCCTATGGCGAGGAGGATCCGCTCTACAACGAGGACATCGGCTTCTATCTCTTTTCGCTACCCGCCTATATCGCGATCAAGAACTGGATGCTGCTCGCAATCGTCCTGAGCGCGGTGTTTGCCGGAGCGATCTACTGGGCGCGCGGCGACATCGAGTACGACGTCCACAACCGATCAATCTCGCCGACGGTGATCGCGCATGGTTCGGCGCTGGTTGGCCTTCTGTTCGCGGTGAAGGCCTGGTCCTATGGGCTCGACCGCTATCTGCTGCTCTACGGCGACAATGGTGTCGTGGTCGGGGCGAGCTACACCGATGTCCATCTGGGGCTGCCGGCTCTGTGGCTGATGATCGGGCTTTCGATCATCGCGGCGTTCATCGCATGGGCCAATTTGTGGGCGTGCACCTACCGGCTTCTTGCCGCCGGGTTCATCCTCGTCGGCGCCGGCTCTGTCGTGCTGTCGAGCCTCGTCCCTTCGCTGTTCCGGCACTTCGTCGTCAAACCGACGGAGTTGGAGCTGGAGAAGCCCTACATCGAACGCAACATCGCGCTCACGAGGCAGGCCTACAATCTCGACCGGATCGCAGCCAAGCCGTTTGCCGCCGAACAGAGGCTGACCTTCAAGACCCTGGAAGCGAACAAGGCGACCATCGACAATATCCGGCTCTGGGACTGGCTGCCGCTGTCGAATACCTACGCGCAGCTGCAGGAGATCCGTACCTACTACAAATTCTACGATCTTGACGTCGATCGCTATTGGCTCGACGGCTCGTACCAGAGCGTGATGCTTTCGGCTCGCGAACTGCGGGCCTCCCTGCTGCCGGCGAACGCCCAGACCTGGGTCAACCGCCACGTGCTGTTTACGCACGGCAACGGCGCGGTGATGAGCCCAGTCACCCGCAAGAGCACAGAAGGACTGCCGTTCTTCTATTTGCGCGATATTCCGCCCGTTGCCGACGGCGGTCCCAAGATCGACGAACCGCGCATCTATTTCGGCGAAGAGAGCGACGACTACGTCATCGTCAAGGCCAGCATCCCGGAGTTCGATTACCCGAAGGGGAAAGACAACGCCTACGCGGCCTATGACGGCATTGGCGGTATGCCGATTGGAGCATTGGGATGGAGAACGCTGTTCGCCTACTACTTCAACGACGCGAACCTGGTCCTTTCAAGCTACATCACGGCCGACAGCCGGATCATGATCCGGCGCAATATTACAGAACGGGTGCGCACGATCGCTCCATTCCTCAGGCTCGATCATGATCCCTATCTGGTCATCAGCAACGGGCGGATGTTCTGGATGCAGGATGCCTACACCACGAGCTCCTATTTCCCCTCCGCGCAGCCCGTGCCGGAGCTCGATCTCAACTACATCAGGAATTCGGTGAAGATTGTTGTCGATGCCTATAACGGGACGGTCGATTTTTATCTGATCGACCCACGCGACCCCATTGCAGCGACCTACCAGCGTATCTTTCCGAGCCTGTTCAAGCCGTTCACGACCATGCCGGCGGATTTGCAGACGCACATTCGCTATCCGGAGGATCTGTTCCTGATTCAGGCGCGGCTGTATCAGACCTACCACATGGAGCAGGCCGAAATTTTCTACAACCGCGAGGACTTCTGGCAGTTTCCGCGACAGCCGGGCGGCGACGGCACCTCGGTGATGACCCCCTATTACATCATCATGCGGCTGCCCGGCGAGCCGCAGGCCGAGTTTTTCCTGATGCTTCCCATGGTGCCGAGCCGCCGCGACAACATGATCGCGTGGCTCGCCGCGCGCTGCGACGCGCCCGACTACGGCAAGCTGATCGTCTATGAATTCCCCAAGGAAAAGCTCGTCTACGGGCCGTTCCAGATCGAGGCGCGGATCAATCAGACTACCGAGATCTCGCAACAGCTCACGCTATGGAACCAGATGGGCTCGCGGGTGATCCGCGGCGCGAATTTGCTTGTGATCCCGATCGACAACTCGATCCTTTATGTATCGCCACTCTATTTGCGAGCGGAGCACGGACATCTGCCGGAGCTGAAGCGCGTGATCGCAGCCTACGGTGAGCATGTCGTGATGAAGGAGACGCTCGCTGATGCCCTGGCCGCGTTGTTCGCAGAGCCCGGTGCGGTGCCGGAGGATTCAAACGCAACGGAAACGGTGTCCCGTGCGGGCGGGGCGGCGAGCCCGGCGCAGCAGGCGCTCGATCGTTACAACCAGGCGGTAGAGCGATTGAAGGCCGGAGACTGGAAAGGGTTCGGCACGCAGTTCGATGCCCTGCGCGAGCCCCTGGAGGAAATGAACCGACGCTCCGCCGGCCACTAA
- a CDS encoding class I SAM-dependent methyltransferase: MRNDRAAPTLECPACSRATPHRLLYTKNGCDIFQCRDCGLGRTEASSFDPLAYYDDGYFSGRQSDGYADYRGAEPVLRREFARSVEFIQRRKPEGRLLEIGCAYGFFLDEARRAGFEVSGIEPVEAAAAHAGDLGLNVVCGLLSEATLKSLGTLDVIVLLDVIEHLPDPQEALALFANHLRSDGIIVLTTGDFGSLAARSTGAHWRLMTPPQHLWFFNRDSIASLAHSVGLRVESSDHPWKFVPLSLIAFQVGRMLGRKIAAGPTGNRFAIPVNLFDAMRVVLSKASP, translated from the coding sequence ATGCGAAACGACCGAGCTGCGCCGACGCTTGAGTGTCCCGCGTGCAGCCGGGCGACGCCGCATCGGTTGCTTTACACCAAGAACGGTTGCGACATCTTTCAATGTCGTGACTGCGGACTGGGACGCACCGAGGCATCGAGCTTCGATCCCCTCGCCTACTACGACGATGGCTACTTTTCCGGCCGTCAGTCCGACGGCTACGCCGACTATCGCGGCGCCGAGCCCGTGTTACGGCGCGAGTTCGCCCGCTCGGTCGAATTCATCCAGCGCCGCAAGCCAGAGGGCCGCCTGCTCGAGATCGGTTGCGCCTACGGCTTCTTTCTCGATGAAGCCCGCCGCGCCGGATTTGAGGTGAGCGGCATCGAGCCGGTGGAGGCGGCTGCCGCCCACGCTGGCGATCTCGGCTTGAACGTCGTCTGCGGCCTGCTGAGCGAAGCGACTCTCAAGTCGCTTGGCACCCTGGATGTCATCGTCCTCCTCGACGTCATCGAGCATCTGCCCGACCCGCAGGAAGCCCTCGCGCTGTTCGCGAACCATCTCCGGTCAGACGGAATCATCGTGCTGACGACCGGAGACTTCGGTTCCTTGGCGGCGCGGTCGACCGGCGCGCACTGGCGCCTGATGACGCCTCCGCAGCACCTGTGGTTCTTCAACCGCGACAGCATCGCGTCTCTGGCCCATTCGGTCGGCCTTCGCGTCGAGAGTTCCGATCACCCCTGGAAATTCGTGCCGCTCTCGCTGATCGCCTTCCAGGTCGGTCGCATGCTCGGCCGCAAGATCGCGGCCGGCCCGACCGGCAACCGGTTCGCCATTCCGGTGAACTTGTTCGACGCGATGCGCGTGGTCTTGAGCAAGGCGTCGCCATGA
- a CDS encoding glycosyltransferase family 2 protein, whose protein sequence is MTGRIRNPWVVVAAYDEAPAVGSVVSGICRAGYAVVVVDDGSVDRTGDVALLAGAVVVRHPINLGQGAALQTGIDYALEQRADALVTFDADGQHSPAAIAALLAAIEQPGIDFALGSRFLTGATANLPMARRILLSAALWFTRASTGLPVTDTHNGLRAMTSRGARAISLRQNRMAHASEILHQIALSRLRFVEVPVNIEYSAYSLGKGQRITDALTILIDLFERRLYR, encoded by the coding sequence ATGACCGGCCGGATTCGCAATCCCTGGGTCGTTGTCGCGGCGTACGATGAAGCGCCGGCGGTCGGCAGCGTCGTGTCCGGCATTTGCCGCGCCGGATACGCCGTCGTCGTGGTCGATGACGGCTCCGTCGACCGCACCGGCGACGTCGCGTTGCTCGCAGGCGCGGTCGTCGTCCGGCATCCGATCAACCTCGGACAGGGCGCCGCGCTGCAGACCGGCATCGACTACGCCCTCGAGCAGCGTGCGGATGCGCTTGTCACGTTCGACGCCGACGGCCAGCATTCCCCCGCGGCCATCGCGGCGCTGCTCGCGGCGATCGAGCAGCCCGGCATCGATTTCGCGCTCGGCAGCCGCTTTCTCACCGGCGCGACCGCAAATCTGCCGATGGCGCGCCGCATCCTGCTCAGCGCCGCGCTCTGGTTCACGCGCGCAAGCACCGGACTGCCGGTCACCGATACCCACAATGGCCTACGGGCGATGACCTCGCGCGGCGCCCGCGCGATCTCCTTGCGACAGAACCGAATGGCGCACGCGTCCGAGATCCTGCACCAGATCGCGCTCAGCCGCCTGCGCTTTGTCGAAGTGCCGGTGAATATCGAGTACAGCGCCTATTCACTGGGCAAGGGTCAACGCATCACCGATGCGCTGACCATCCTAATCGATCTGTTTGAGCGGAGGCTCTACCGATGA
- a CDS encoding DUF2304 domain-containing protein: MIAQLLLTALLTLVLVYAWSAHRTVPIIGLLASSAALAGLYFVWMQEHATALAALVGIGRGSDLIVYIWVVISLLIMLNLHLKLRLQLDMITRLARAVAIDRAKESRREAVPPRKRRPVTLGRKAGAPPIESRAKK, translated from the coding sequence ATGATCGCGCAGCTGTTGCTGACGGCCCTTCTGACGTTGGTTCTGGTCTACGCCTGGTCGGCGCATCGAACGGTGCCGATCATCGGCCTGCTCGCGAGCAGCGCGGCGCTCGCCGGCCTCTACTTCGTCTGGATGCAAGAGCACGCCACAGCACTTGCGGCCCTCGTGGGAATCGGGCGCGGCTCCGACCTCATCGTCTATATCTGGGTCGTGATCAGCCTGCTCATCATGCTCAACTTGCATCTGAAGCTGCGGCTCCAGCTCGACATGATCACGCGGCTAGCGCGCGCCGTGGCGATCGATCGCGCCAAGGAGAGCCGGCGTGAGGCAGTCCCCCCGCGAAAACGTCGCCCGGTCACGTTGGGCCGAAAGGCTGGCGCGCCCCCGATTGAATCGCGGGCGAAGAAGTAG
- a CDS encoding tyrosine-type recombinase/integrase, with product MHTGCRYAELGRLKREDYNDDSGTLSVRLSKGKNRHVVLAEEGKIAFRHWTANIAFGERIFLRSDGKPWGTSHQQRPLDEASGLAGIVPAVNFHILRHTHASYLAMAGVPMAVVARQLGHADTRMTEKHYAHLAPSYVAQTIRESFPALGLAPPTQVIAFSEAHSVVSNRMFRPPAPPCVPKVNSKRKDQQKQ from the coding sequence TTGCATACCGGATGCCGATACGCGGAACTCGGCCGCCTCAAGCGTGAAGACTATAACGATGATAGCGGCACGTTATCCGTCCGGCTCAGCAAGGGCAAAAACCGGCACGTCGTTCTCGCGGAGGAAGGAAAGATTGCTTTCCGGCACTGGACAGCGAACATTGCCTTTGGCGAGCGGATCTTTTTGAGGAGTGATGGAAAGCCGTGGGGGACCTCGCACCAACAGCGGCCGCTTGATGAGGCGAGTGGCCTGGCTGGGATCGTACCAGCAGTGAACTTCCACATCCTACGGCACACTCACGCCTCCTATCTCGCGATGGCCGGCGTGCCCATGGCGGTGGTCGCGCGACAACTTGGCCACGCAGATACGCGAATGACGGAAAAGCACTACGCTCACCTCGCGCCAAGTTATGTCGCTCAAACAATCCGTGAAAGTTTCCCGGCTCTCGGCCTCGCGCCGCCGACGCAGGTCATCGCATTTTCGGAAGCTCACAGCGTAGTTTCGAACCGGATGTTTCGGCCACCTGCGCCCCCTTGCGTCCCGAAGGTAAATAGCAAACGAAAAGATCAACAAAAACAATGA
- a CDS encoding ATP-binding protein — protein MLAAPIVKLPYQFNGLSLSKVAADLAAHAVNGWPPEVIIDFGNLGFVRPAGIVFLSNLFAWMSAHQTKITLTNLSGNGDAVRFLDDSLFFEQHCGAKLRPDASPRSTTRPLMRIAHQDCHGWLEHNLVPWLAARLSISPASLYMFKNCVAELFNNIQDHTQLDIGTICAQHFPRESLVYISLSDMGLGIPGRVRTLLPQLSDAQAIIKATEAGFTTKTTPGNRGIGLAYLLNAVKVNGGTVSIYSLNAIVRFPPQGGPFIVPERRILPGNNYRHCAQNGYD, from the coding sequence ATGTTGGCTGCGCCGATTGTAAAGCTGCCGTACCAGTTCAATGGACTGTCCCTGTCGAAGGTTGCGGCCGATCTCGCGGCGCACGCCGTCAACGGCTGGCCGCCGGAGGTTATCATCGATTTCGGCAATCTCGGCTTTGTCCGACCGGCTGGCATCGTGTTTCTCAGCAACTTATTCGCATGGATGAGCGCGCATCAAACCAAAATCACGCTCACCAACCTCAGCGGCAATGGTGACGCCGTCAGGTTTCTGGACGACTCCCTGTTCTTCGAGCAGCATTGCGGCGCAAAGCTCCGCCCGGATGCATCACCACGGTCGACAACGCGACCACTGATGAGGATAGCTCATCAGGATTGCCATGGCTGGCTGGAACACAACCTAGTTCCTTGGCTCGCTGCGCGCCTGTCGATCTCTCCCGCGTCGCTCTACATGTTCAAAAATTGCGTGGCCGAGCTGTTCAACAACATTCAGGACCACACCCAGCTCGACATAGGCACCATCTGCGCGCAGCACTTCCCTCGGGAGTCCTTGGTTTACATATCCCTGTCGGACATGGGGCTCGGAATCCCCGGGCGGGTCCGGACCCTGCTGCCGCAGTTGTCGGACGCGCAAGCCATCATCAAGGCTACCGAGGCCGGATTCACGACCAAGACGACCCCGGGAAATCGAGGGATCGGCCTCGCTTACCTCCTCAATGCCGTCAAGGTAAACGGCGGAACGGTCTCGATTTACTCGCTCAACGCGATAGTCCGGTTCCCGCCGCAAGGCGGCCCGTTCATCGTTCCGGAACGTCGGATTTTGCCCGGGAACAACTATCGACATTGTGCTCAGAACGGATACGATTGA
- a CDS encoding STAS-like domain-containing protein, producing the protein MVMEMRERIVVARTSGRADTAEQGSRLYDALCNALARRDVIVELDFQSITTATSSFANLAFVQLLTRWPLAELKHRLRVVNSTRQINEMIKSRLEREGNSGKAVA; encoded by the coding sequence ATGGTGATGGAAATGCGAGAGCGTATAGTAGTAGCTCGCACTTCGGGCCGCGCAGATACTGCCGAGCAAGGTAGCCGCCTTTACGACGCGCTGTGCAACGCGCTGGCGCGGCGCGATGTTATTGTCGAGCTGGATTTTCAGAGCATCACCACCGCAACGTCGTCGTTTGCCAACCTTGCTTTCGTGCAACTGCTCACAAGATGGCCCTTGGCGGAATTGAAGCACCGCCTGAGGGTGGTGAACTCGACGCGCCAGATCAACGAGATGATCAAATCCCGGCTAGAGCGCGAGGGCAACTCGGGCAAGGCGGTCGCCTAG
- a CDS encoding IS1182 family transposase, giving the protein MSKYFRPWNIDQTLLLPPNVQDFVPKGHVSRFMVDLVRESLDLREIMGSYVSGLGQPPFDPRMMVALLLHSYASGLYSSRRIAKACRERNDFVMIVALDAPDFRTISDFRKRHLKALGALFVQVLKLCETAGLVKLGHVALDGTKIKANASKHKAMSYERMKKREAELKAEVARMLAAAEAADASEDETFGNSDELPDWTVDKQKRLAKIQQAMAALEADAKLAAEEERRIEAEKEQQRQAEGRKKPGKPAALPSEEPNPKAQRNFTDPESRIMKSKDGFVQAYNAQAAVDAHAQIIVAQELTQHGSDQGQLVPLIEAIESNLGRKPRQASADSGYCSEANLEALDTRSIDGYVAPGRAKHPTVANGKVGGPLTQAMRKKIDDGGFETPYRLRKQVVDPVFGQIKQARGFRQFLLRGIEKVRAEWTMICTVHNLLKLFNLANAA; this is encoded by the coding sequence ATGAGCAAGTATTTTCGGCCTTGGAACATCGATCAGACGCTGCTTCTGCCGCCGAATGTGCAGGACTTCGTGCCGAAAGGCCATGTCTCGCGGTTTATGGTTGATCTGGTGCGGGAGAGCCTCGATCTCAGGGAGATCATGGGCAGCTATGTGAGCGGGCTTGGGCAGCCGCCGTTTGATCCGCGGATGATGGTGGCGCTGCTGCTGCATAGCTATGCGAGTGGGCTGTATTCGTCGCGTCGGATTGCCAAGGCCTGCCGGGAGCGGAACGATTTTGTGATGATCGTGGCGCTGGATGCGCCGGATTTTCGGACGATCAGCGACTTTCGCAAGCGACATTTGAAGGCGCTCGGCGCGCTATTCGTGCAGGTTCTGAAGTTGTGCGAGACGGCCGGGCTGGTCAAGCTCGGTCATGTCGCGCTGGATGGTACGAAGATCAAGGCGAACGCGTCGAAACACAAGGCGATGAGTTATGAGCGCATGAAGAAGCGCGAGGCGGAATTGAAGGCCGAGGTCGCTCGCATGCTGGCGGCCGCCGAGGCGGCGGATGCCTCGGAGGATGAGACTTTCGGCAACAGCGACGAACTGCCGGACTGGACCGTCGACAAGCAGAAACGGCTGGCGAAGATCCAGCAAGCGATGGCGGCGCTGGAAGCGGACGCCAAACTGGCGGCGGAGGAAGAGCGCCGCATCGAGGCCGAAAAGGAACAGCAGCGCCAGGCCGAAGGCCGCAAGAAGCCGGGCAAACCGGCGGCGCTGCCATCGGAGGAACCCAATCCCAAGGCGCAACGCAACTTCACCGATCCGGAAAGCCGCATCATGAAGTCGAAGGATGGCTTCGTTCAGGCCTATAATGCCCAGGCGGCCGTCGATGCACATGCCCAGATCATTGTCGCGCAAGAACTGACCCAGCACGGCAGCGATCAGGGCCAGTTGGTGCCCCTGATCGAGGCCATCGAGAGCAATCTTGGCCGCAAGCCGCGGCAGGCCTCAGCGGATTCCGGCTACTGCAGCGAAGCCAATCTCGAAGCGCTCGACACACGCAGCATCGATGGCTATGTCGCGCCCGGACGCGCCAAGCACCCGACAGTAGCGAACGGAAAAGTCGGCGGCCCGCTGACACAGGCCATGCGAAAGAAGATCGACGATGGCGGCTTCGAAACACCCTACCGATTGCGAAAGCAAGTGGTGGACCCGGTGTTCGGGCAGATCAAACAGGCAAGAGGCTTCCGCCAGTTCCTGTTGCGGGGCATCGAGAAAGTGCGCGCCGAGTGGACAATGATCTGCACCGTCCATAACCTCCTCAAGCTGTTCAACCTCGCAAACGCAGCCTGA